In Mycolicibacterium gadium, the genomic window GACATGATCACCGAGGATCCGTGGGGATCGCCCAAGGCGATGATCATGATGGACCCGCCGGATCACACGTCGCTGCGCAAGATGGTCAACCGCACGTTCTTTCGGAGCAGGATCGCCAAGCTCGAGGATTATGTCCGCGAACTGTGCCGCGGGTACCTGGATCAGTACGTGGGCACCGATGGGTTCGACTATGTGCGCGACTTCTCGGCAAAATTGCCGGTGATGGTCATCAGTTCGCTGCTCGGTTTTCCCGAGGAGGACCACGACAACCTCCGCGAGTGGTCCGATGCGCAGGTCCATCGCGACGAGGGCGAGGTGGAACGCAGTGCGGCCGGCGACGAGGCCTCGGCAAAGCTGTTCGAGTACTACCGTCAGCAGATCGAACTGCGACGGCAGCATCGCACCGCCGACATCGTCAGCGACCTGATGGACTCCGATCTCGTCATGCCCGACGTCGACCCGCGCCGACTCGACGATGGCGAGCTGCTCGTGTTCATCGCGATGGTCAATGTGGCGGGTAACGAGACAGTCGCACGCTTGCTAGGTTGGGCGGCGCTGACGCTGGCGCGCAATCCCGAGCAGCGTGCGAAATTGGTGGAAGACCCCGGACTCATCGGCGGCGCGGTCGAGGAGCTGCTGCGGTACGACGCGCCGTCGCCGATTCAGGGCCGTTTCACACTGCGCGACAGCACCTATCACGACACCGTCATACCTGCGGGATCAAAAGTCGCGCTGCTGACCGGATCGGCCGGGCGCGACGAGCGTCAATACGTCGATCCCGATACGTTCGACGTGACGCGCACGGGAATCCGACATATCAGCTTCGGTCATGGCTCGCACTTCTGCCTCGGTGCTGCGCTCGCCCGGCTGGAGGCGCGCGTCGCCATCGAGGAGACGCTGAAACGTTTCCCGACGTGGGAGGTCGACGAGGCTGCGGTCGAACACGTCCACACGAACTCGGTGCGTGGTCCCGCCAGCGTTCCCGTGAAGCTGTGACCACGGGGCTCACAGTCCGGACGGAAGCCGGTGTGCGCTGGTTGGTGCTCGACCGACCCGACGTCGGCAATTCCGTCACCCGCGCGATGCAACGCGACTTGATCGACAACCTGGCCTCGGCGTCCGCGGATCCCGAAATTCGGGCCGTCGTTTTCACCGCAAGCGGTGAGCGGCATTTCTGCACGGGCCCAAACCTGCGCGACCCGAATATGCGGCCGAGCCAAGACCGGATCGCCGGTGATGCGGCCAGAATCCTGCGTACCGGATCTCAGTCCGTGGTCGCCGCGCTGCTGGACTGCGACAAGCCGGTGATCTGCGCGCTCAACGGTGTCGCGGCAGGGGTCGGCGCCAGCATGGTTCTCGCTTGTGACCTCATCGTGGCGGTGGAATCAGCGAGGATCATCGAACTGTTCGTCCGTAGGGGTCTCGCGCCCGACGGCGGCGCTGCGTATCTCTTGACCCGGAAGTTGCCGTTCAACGTCGCCAAGAGGTTGGTCTTGTTCGGTGAGGAGTTGTCGGCGACCGAAGCCCATCGGATCGGCCTCGTCAACGAGGTTGTCGCCGACCACGACGAACTGCGCAATGTGGCTTCTGAATGGGCGCAACGGCTGGCGAGCGGGCCGACTCGGGCGTTGGCGGCGGCGAAGATGATGCTCAATCAGGCCCTCGATGTGGACCGAGCATCGGCATTCGTCAGTGAAGCGCTGTTGGTCGAGCAGGTCGCCAATACCGCCGATGTCGCCGAAGGGGTTGCGGCCTTCACGGAAAAACGCGATCCGCGGTTTCAGGGCCGGTAGCCGGCGCTTCATCTCAGCGAGGTAGACGATGCGATTCATCCTGACCCATCCGATGCACAGCCACCCGTACAACCCGGAACTGGTCACGGGGTCGGGCGTGGCGGCCGTCGCCGCGGCCGCCGAACGGGCAGGCTTCACGGGGTTTGGCTTCACCGATCATCCAGCGCCGACACAGCGGTGGCTAGACGCCGGGGGCCATGATGCTCTCGATCCGTTCGTCGCAATGGGGTACGCGGCCGCGGTCACGTCCACGTTGCGCTTGGTCCCCAATCTGGTTGTGCTGCCGTACCGTAACCCCTTCCTGGTCGCCAAGTCCGGTGCGACGTTGGACATCCTGTCTGGCGGCAGGTTCACACTCGCTGTCGGCGTCGGCTATCTCCAGGGTGAGTTCGCCGCGCTGGGAATCGATTTCGAGCAGCGCGCTGGATTGGTCGACGAGGCACTCGAACTCATCGGCCTGGTGTGGACCCAGGACGACGTGACATTCTCCGGTGAGCACTTTCAGGCCGCCGGGATCACCGCCCATCCGCGGCCAGTGAATCGCCCCCCGATTTGGGTGGGGGGGAATACCGACGCTGCCCGCCGTCGGGTCGTCCAATACGCCGACGGCTGGTGCCCATTCGCGGCAGCCGACGCCTTGGCCAGGCACACCAAGACCGCGGTGATGGACGCCGAGGGTGGTCTAGTCGCCGGCCTCGATGATCTTCGACGCCGATGCGATTCGGCGGGAAGGGATTTCGGGGCCATCGACGTCGCCTTCAACGGTCTTCCCGGCACGCCGGGAACATTGTCGTTCGTCGCCGATGCGTATCTGAGCGAGGTTGATCGGTTGAGTCGACTCGGCGTCACCGCCCTTACACTCACGGTTCCGGGGGACAGCGTGAACCGTGCCGTCGAGGCCATCGAGGAATTCGGCTCGTCCGTCATCGCAGCCCTGTCATCTACTACAGTTCTGGAGACCACATGAGTTTGTTCGATGCTTTCTCCTATCGCGGCAAGCGTGTGCTTGTCGTAGGCGGTGCCACCGGTATGGGCAACGCGACCGCACGATTGGCGCTCGATGCCGGCGCGGAGGTCGTCGTCATGGACTACGCGTCGTCAGATCTGGCCGGCACGACGGCGATCCACGTCAACCTGGCAGACGCGAAAAGCATCGAAGCAGCGGTGGCCGAATGCGGCGGCAGGGTGGACGCGCTGTTCGCCTGTGCGGGTGTCGCCGACGGCGAAGGTATCGAGCGCATCAACTTCCTCGGCCACCGGTATCTCATCGAGCGGCTGCGCGCCAACGACATGCTGCCGCGCGGTAGTGCCATCGCCTTCATCTCGTCGGCCGCGGGGCTGGCGTGGCGGTCGAACATGGCACAGCTGCGCGAGTTTCTCGACATCATGGACTTCGATACGGCTACGGCGTGGGCAATCGACAACAAGTGTGCGCACTACATGTTCACCAAACAGGCGGTGTGTGCCTATGTCGCCAGAGAGGCCATGGACTTCATGGCCGACGGCATCCGTATCAATGCCATCTGTCCGGGACCGACGGACACTCCGCTGGCTCAGGCCAACGCCGAGTTGTGGCTGGACTTCGGTGCTGACTACCGCGCGAAGGTAGGAGTGGGGGCGGCCACCGCAATGGAGCAGGCCTACCCTCTCTTGTTCTTGTGCAGCGATGCGGCCAGCGTCGTCAACGGCATCACGATGATCACGGATTCTGGATATCTCAGTGCCGGCATCACGGAGGCGTTCCCGGCCGGGACTCCCATGGCCAAGATGCTGCTGGACGGGTAGCCGACGTGAGTGTCGACTTTTCCGGACAGGTGGTCGTCGTCACCGGTGCCAGCGGAGGCATCGGCCGGGTACTCGCGCGACGATATGCGCGTCACGGTGCCCAGGTTGCACTGGTCGCGCGACGGTCGCACGAGCTTGCGATCACTGCGGAGAACATCGCGGATGAAGGTGGCGGCGCGTCGACCCATGTCGCAGATATCCGCGACGAGGAGTCGTGCAGAGACCTGGTTGCCGACGTCATCGCCCGTTGGGGGCGTCTCGATGTGCTGATCAACAATGCGGCCACGCCCGGCACTGATGAGGCGGTCCACGAGGCGTCGATCGCCAACTGGAACGATGTGCTGGCGACCAATCTGGTCGCCCCGATGGTGCTGTCGCGCGAGGCGCTGAGCCAGGCGATGCTGCCCGCGGGCCGGGGCAATATTCAGTTCATGTCCTCGGCGGCCGCGAGAAATGTTCAGCCGAAAAAGGCGCACTACGCGGCCGCCAAGCTGGGCTTGTCCGCGCTGTCGCAGACGATGGCGATGGAAGTGGGCTCCAACGGTATTAGGGTCAACTGTCTGATCATCGGAAGCGTCGCGGGTCAGCTCTTCGACACCTACGTCGGGCGACGGGCAGCGGCCGAGGGAGTGGATCCCAGCGTTGTGCGCCAACGGTTGGCCGGAATGAACAAGCTCAACCGGCTGGTGCAGCCTGATGAGGTCGCCGAGGTGTCCATGTGGCTGGCGTCCGACGGCGCCTCGGCGATCACCGGCCAGGACATCAATGTCACCGGAGGCTGACATGTCCGAGCCTGATGTCGCTCGACAAGTGGCGAAACTGCTGTCGATCAACGAAATTCGTGAGCTACCGTACAAATACGCCGCCGCAGTGGAATCGCGCGACGTCGACGCCATGGCCGAACTCTTCTCACCCAGTGCACGATTCGGCACCCATGGCGACGGTCCGGAAGGGTTGCGTCGTCTGATGGCGGACAGCATGACAGAAAACCTCTTCGCAGTGATTCTGGTCGCCAACCATCTGGTGGAGTTCGACGATGACGTCCACGCGCGGGGTCAGGTTTGGGCACATTGCTATGCCCAGGAACGGACGGTCGGCTTCCTGGATCAGTTGATCAAGTACGAGGACACCTATGAGCAGGTGGCCGGGCGGTGGCTCTTCACCCGCCGTCGCCATCGACTGTGGTACGGCGTTGCACATGCGCGGTCGCCGCTCGAGCAGAATGCCGCGGACTGGCCCCGAGCCCAGATCGGGGTCGGGGACATCCCACTCGCGGATCCGGAGTTCGCCGCTTGGTGGCGAACCAGGAGCAAGGACTGACTCGTGAAGTTCTTGCGCGAGCGAGAGTTCGTCGTCAACCGGTCCGCTCGAGCCATGCTGACGGTGGGAACCCTCGTCCCCAGTATGTTGGGGGCTTCCATCATCGGGGTGATGACCTCGCGCGGACTTCCCACGGGTGCGGCGCTCGGTGACCCAACGGCATTGCGGACCAACATCATCGCTGCTGCGGTCTATTGCGCGGTCGTCGTGCCGATGGCCGCCCTCTGGGGACTGTGGTGCACGACTTCACGGTCGGATGCCTCCCCGGCGGAGCGGCACACACTGCTCATGCGCATCCCCGCCTGCCTGACAGCCGGTAATGCCGCGGTCTGGACGGGGGCGGTCGTACTGCTGGTCCTCGTGAATTCCGCGAGGCCCTGGCTCGCGACGACTCTTGGTGTCTCGACGTTGTCGGGCGCGACGGTCACGGCCACGCTCACGTATTGGTGGTGCACCCGGGTGCTGCGTCCGCATGTTGCGCCAGTCCTCACCAAAAATCCTCCGGTTCAACAGCAGC contains:
- a CDS encoding enoyl-CoA hydratase/isomerase family protein, whose amino-acid sequence is MTTGLTVRTEAGVRWLVLDRPDVGNSVTRAMQRDLIDNLASASADPEIRAVVFTASGERHFCTGPNLRDPNMRPSQDRIAGDAARILRTGSQSVVAALLDCDKPVICALNGVAAGVGASMVLACDLIVAVESARIIELFVRRGLAPDGGAAYLLTRKLPFNVAKRLVLFGEELSATEAHRIGLVNEVVADHDELRNVASEWAQRLASGPTRALAAAKMMLNQALDVDRASAFVSEALLVEQVANTADVAEGVAAFTEKRDPRFQGR
- a CDS encoding SDR family oxidoreductase; protein product: MSLFDAFSYRGKRVLVVGGATGMGNATARLALDAGAEVVVMDYASSDLAGTTAIHVNLADAKSIEAAVAECGGRVDALFACAGVADGEGIERINFLGHRYLIERLRANDMLPRGSAIAFISSAAGLAWRSNMAQLREFLDIMDFDTATAWAIDNKCAHYMFTKQAVCAYVAREAMDFMADGIRINAICPGPTDTPLAQANAELWLDFGADYRAKVGVGAATAMEQAYPLLFLCSDAASVVNGITMITDSGYLSAGITEAFPAGTPMAKMLLDG
- a CDS encoding LLM class F420-dependent oxidoreductase; translation: MRFILTHPMHSHPYNPELVTGSGVAAVAAAAERAGFTGFGFTDHPAPTQRWLDAGGHDALDPFVAMGYAAAVTSTLRLVPNLVVLPYRNPFLVAKSGATLDILSGGRFTLAVGVGYLQGEFAALGIDFEQRAGLVDEALELIGLVWTQDDVTFSGEHFQAAGITAHPRPVNRPPIWVGGNTDAARRRVVQYADGWCPFAAADALARHTKTAVMDAEGGLVAGLDDLRRRCDSAGRDFGAIDVAFNGLPGTPGTLSFVADAYLSEVDRLSRLGVTALTLTVPGDSVNRAVEAIEEFGSSVIAALSSTTVLETT
- a CDS encoding SDR family NAD(P)-dependent oxidoreductase; translation: MSVDFSGQVVVVTGASGGIGRVLARRYARHGAQVALVARRSHELAITAENIADEGGGASTHVADIRDEESCRDLVADVIARWGRLDVLINNAATPGTDEAVHEASIANWNDVLATNLVAPMVLSREALSQAMLPAGRGNIQFMSSAAARNVQPKKAHYAAAKLGLSALSQTMAMEVGSNGIRVNCLIIGSVAGQLFDTYVGRRAAAEGVDPSVVRQRLAGMNKLNRLVQPDEVAEVSMWLASDGASAITGQDINVTGG
- a CDS encoding nuclear transport factor 2 family protein, yielding MSEPDVARQVAKLLSINEIRELPYKYAAAVESRDVDAMAELFSPSARFGTHGDGPEGLRRLMADSMTENLFAVILVANHLVEFDDDVHARGQVWAHCYAQERTVGFLDQLIKYEDTYEQVAGRWLFTRRRHRLWYGVAHARSPLEQNAADWPRAQIGVGDIPLADPEFAAWWRTRSKD
- a CDS encoding cytochrome P450, whose amino-acid sequence is MTTTDLRWDPFDRSLHAEPYSVWKRMRDEAPVYYNPEFDFYALSRFDDVMTASLDTEAFSSEHGITLDMITEDPWGSPKAMIMMDPPDHTSLRKMVNRTFFRSRIAKLEDYVRELCRGYLDQYVGTDGFDYVRDFSAKLPVMVISSLLGFPEEDHDNLREWSDAQVHRDEGEVERSAAGDEASAKLFEYYRQQIELRRQHRTADIVSDLMDSDLVMPDVDPRRLDDGELLVFIAMVNVAGNETVARLLGWAALTLARNPEQRAKLVEDPGLIGGAVEELLRYDAPSPIQGRFTLRDSTYHDTVIPAGSKVALLTGSAGRDERQYVDPDTFDVTRTGIRHISFGHGSHFCLGAALARLEARVAIEETLKRFPTWEVDEAAVEHVHTNSVRGPASVPVKL